In Amycolatopsis endophytica, the following are encoded in one genomic region:
- a CDS encoding MFS transporter: MTRSTREQPVPAGGAVADEGPRLTHKQILTILSGLLLGMFLAALDQNIVSVAIVKIANDLHGFDQQAWATTAYLITATIATPLYGKLSDIYGRKPFYLTAIALFVVGSAACTFATSMYELAAFRAFQGLGAGGLMSLAMTIIGDVVPARERVKYQGYFMMVFGSATVLGPVLGGLFSDFESLGGLDGWRWIFLINVPIGVLALAVVAKVLNVPHQRQDHRIDWFGAVSLAIAVVPLLLVAEQGRTWGWGSTTAVICYAVAAFGVVLFLFVEYVMKDEALIPLRLFRNSTFSVAIGGGTLVGIGMFGSISMIPLYFQVVRGYTPTQAGLLMLPLVLGIMTGSQISGRITAKTGRYKILPVVGTVLIAIGAALYAQVHYNSPLWQPLVIALLIGLGLGGCMQTLIIAAQNAGPRRDMGVSTASATFFRQMGGTLGVAVFLTILFNLLPGKIADAFGGNLPPGFDQSQLGALQADTSSLHNLPDAVQIPILTGFTNSMHGVFYVAGAVALLASIVLAFMKEIPLAGGPAQPAPQSDPVGEALLPDENAKTGADADTWADADAAFEEDREPVLVGTGRHSLSDNNGHGEYQLAAQAAPITNAVASAGTDNALGTGGQPVTGTIRRQDGTAVGGAALTLIDQRGRQVSRATGSADGGYSIGAPGNGAYVLIVSAAGHQPQAASVVVGDGPSRLDLTLVGSGELSGVVRVAGAGSPLAGATVTLTDSRGEVTGAAISDAQGAYLFNGVSSGTYTLVASADRMRPVASLITVPDSGVLQQDVEIAPAVLLAGTARTDGGRPVPDARITVLDTEGNVAAVARTDENGQYVVSDLPEGDYTVVASGYPPATSQVNLPGGGDVSHDVRLGYEQVLDQLGDPASNGVEQS, encoded by the coding sequence ATGACACGCTCCACACGAGAACAACCGGTGCCCGCGGGGGGCGCCGTCGCGGACGAGGGCCCACGCCTCACGCACAAACAGATCCTGACCATCCTCAGCGGACTCCTGCTGGGGATGTTCCTGGCGGCGCTGGACCAGAACATCGTCAGCGTCGCGATCGTCAAGATCGCCAACGACCTGCACGGCTTCGACCAGCAGGCGTGGGCCACCACGGCCTACCTGATCACCGCGACCATCGCGACGCCGCTGTACGGCAAGCTGTCCGACATCTACGGGCGCAAGCCGTTCTACCTGACCGCGATCGCGTTGTTCGTCGTCGGCTCCGCGGCCTGCACGTTCGCCACCTCGATGTACGAGCTGGCCGCGTTCCGGGCCTTCCAGGGCCTGGGCGCCGGTGGTCTGATGTCGCTCGCCATGACCATCATCGGTGACGTGGTGCCCGCCCGCGAACGGGTGAAGTACCAGGGCTACTTCATGATGGTCTTCGGCAGCGCGACCGTTCTCGGCCCGGTGCTCGGTGGCCTGTTCTCCGACTTCGAGAGCCTGGGCGGCCTCGACGGGTGGCGCTGGATCTTCCTGATCAACGTCCCGATCGGTGTCCTCGCGCTCGCGGTCGTGGCGAAGGTGCTGAACGTGCCGCACCAGCGGCAGGACCACCGCATCGACTGGTTCGGCGCGGTCTCGCTGGCCATCGCGGTGGTGCCGTTGCTCCTGGTCGCCGAGCAGGGACGCACCTGGGGCTGGGGTTCGACCACCGCGGTGATCTGCTACGCCGTCGCCGCCTTCGGTGTCGTGCTCTTCCTCTTCGTCGAGTACGTGATGAAGGACGAGGCGCTGATCCCGCTGCGGCTGTTCCGCAACTCGACGTTCAGCGTCGCGATCGGCGGCGGCACGCTGGTCGGTATCGGCATGTTCGGCTCGATCAGCATGATCCCGCTGTACTTCCAGGTCGTGCGCGGCTACACGCCGACCCAGGCCGGCCTGCTGATGCTGCCGCTCGTGCTGGGCATCATGACCGGTTCGCAGATCTCGGGCCGGATCACCGCGAAGACCGGGCGCTACAAGATCCTGCCGGTCGTCGGCACGGTCCTGATCGCCATCGGCGCGGCGCTGTACGCGCAGGTGCACTACAACAGCCCGCTGTGGCAGCCGCTGGTCATCGCCCTGCTCATCGGCCTCGGCCTCGGTGGGTGCATGCAGACGCTGATCATCGCCGCGCAGAACGCCGGCCCGCGCCGCGACATGGGTGTGTCGACCGCGTCGGCCACGTTCTTCCGCCAGATGGGCGGCACCCTGGGTGTCGCGGTCTTCCTGACCATCCTGTTCAACCTGCTGCCGGGCAAGATCGCCGACGCGTTCGGCGGCAACCTGCCCCCCGGCTTCGACCAGAGCCAGCTGGGTGCGCTGCAGGCCGACACCAGCAGCCTGCACAACCTGCCCGACGCGGTGCAGATCCCGATCCTGACCGGGTTCACCAACTCGATGCACGGTGTCTTCTACGTGGCCGGTGCCGTGGCGTTGCTCGCCTCGATCGTGCTGGCGTTCATGAAGGAGATCCCGCTGGCAGGAGGTCCGGCCCAGCCCGCGCCGCAGTCCGACCCGGTCGGTGAGGCGCTGCTGCCGGACGAGAACGCGAAGACCGGTGCGGACGCGGACACCTGGGCGGACGCGGACGCCGCGTTCGAGGAGGACCGCGAACCCGTGCTGGTCGGAACAGGGAGGCATTCCTTGAGTGACAACAACGGGCACGGCGAGTACCAGCTCGCCGCGCAGGCCGCGCCGATCACGAACGCGGTCGCGAGCGCCGGGACGGACAACGCGCTCGGCACCGGTGGCCAGCCCGTCACCGGCACCATCCGCCGTCAGGACGGCACGGCCGTCGGCGGCGCCGCGCTGACCCTCATCGACCAGCGGGGCCGCCAGGTCTCGCGGGCGACCGGCAGCGCCGACGGCGGTTACTCGATCGGCGCACCGGGCAACGGCGCGTACGTGCTGATCGTGTCGGCGGCAGGGCACCAGCCGCAGGCGGCCAGCGTGGTCGTCGGCGACGGGCCGTCGCGCCTGGACCTGACGCTCGTCGGCTCGGGCGAGCTGAGCGGTGTCGTCCGGGTGGCGGGCGCGGGCTCCCCGCTGGCCGGCGCCACCGTGACGCTGACCGACTCGCGTGGCGAGGTCACCGGGGCCGCGATCAGCGACGCCCAGGGCGCGTACCTGTTCAACGGCGTCAGCTCCGGCACCTACACGCTGGTGGCCAGCGCCGACCGGATGCGCCCGGTCGCGTCGCTGATCACCGTGCCGGACAGTGGCGTGCTGCAGCAGGACGTCGAGATCGCGCCCGCCGTGCTGCTGGCCGGCACCGCCCGCACCGACGGCGGACGCCCGGTGCCGGACGCGCGGATCACGGTCCTGGACACCGAGGGCAACGTCGCCGCGGTCGCCCGGACGGACGAGAACGGCCAGTACGTCGTCAGCGATCTGCCCGAGGGTGACTACACGGTGGTCGCCAGCGGGTACCCGCCGGCGACGAGCCAGGTGAACCTGCCGGGTGGCGGCGACGTCAGCCACGACGTCCGGCTGGGCTACGAGCAGGTGCTCGACCAGCTGGGCGACCCGGCGAGCAACGGGGTGGAGCAGTCATGA
- a CDS encoding YceI family protein — MSGLRAQIRTAEGWAVENAVLTVTDMSGQQVARAVADATGAVATPPLTPGIYTAVLTAAGHAPVARTAQIGSDGSGSLGDLVVTPMAGAVELPPAGPWTIDPVHSTAVATARHLGIASIKARFSEISGRIDIARPAEQSRVEAEIKAASIDTGIKMRDDNLRSPEFLDVESYPVIGFVSTGMRQRGTDTWVLAGELTLHGERKSIEMDLTYGGYGPDPWGGVRAAFHAETQLHRNDFAINYSAMVRAGVAAIGSNVKIELDIEAVQGESLPQM; from the coding sequence ATGAGCGGATTGCGCGCGCAGATCCGCACGGCCGAGGGCTGGGCGGTGGAGAACGCGGTGCTGACCGTGACGGACATGAGCGGCCAGCAGGTCGCCCGTGCCGTCGCGGACGCCACGGGGGCGGTGGCCACGCCGCCGCTGACCCCGGGCATCTACACCGCGGTCCTCACCGCCGCCGGGCACGCGCCGGTGGCCCGCACCGCGCAGATCGGGTCCGACGGGTCGGGTTCGCTCGGCGACCTGGTGGTGACGCCGATGGCCGGTGCCGTCGAGCTGCCGCCCGCGGGTCCGTGGACGATCGACCCGGTGCACTCGACCGCGGTCGCGACCGCGCGGCACCTGGGCATCGCGAGCATCAAGGCCCGGTTCTCCGAGATCAGCGGGCGCATCGACATCGCCCGCCCGGCGGAGCAGTCGCGGGTCGAGGCCGAGATCAAGGCCGCGAGCATCGACACCGGCATCAAGATGCGCGACGACAACCTGCGCTCGCCGGAGTTCCTGGACGTGGAGTCGTACCCGGTGATCGGGTTCGTCAGCACCGGGATGCGACAGCGTGGCACGGACACCTGGGTGCTGGCAGGCGAGCTGACGTTGCACGGTGAGCGTAAGTCGATCGAGATGGACCTGACCTACGGCGGCTACGGGCCGGATCCGTGGGGCGGGGTGCGTGCGGCGTTCCACGCCGAAACCCAGCTGCACCGCAACGATTTCGCGATCAACTACAGCGCGATGGTGCGTGCCGGGGTCGCCGCGATCGGGTCCAACGTCAAGATCGAACTCGACATCGAGGCTGTTCAGGGCGAGTCTCTGCCCCAGATGTGA
- a CDS encoding DedA family protein yields the protein MTFDFAASEAVGVGWLDTAGPLLVWVIVLSFVFIECALIIGLFLPGDSLLFAAGVVLASHGAHASAWLLSIAALVVAVVGNQVGYYIGQQTGVRFIARRGGKVLNRHNLERAREFLDRKGFFAIVAARWIPWIRTLAPLIAGAARMDSRRFLLATTIGGVFWVPTLVLIGYYGAGLLDAIPWVKTVLVWLSIAFFVIGTGYGFVRYRQEMRRPVDEDPPEQEYRTAA from the coding sequence GTGACTTTCGACTTCGCCGCGTCCGAAGCCGTCGGCGTGGGCTGGTTGGACACGGCCGGCCCGCTGCTGGTCTGGGTCATCGTGCTCAGTTTCGTGTTCATCGAGTGCGCCCTGATCATCGGGCTGTTCCTGCCCGGTGATTCGCTGCTGTTCGCGGCCGGAGTCGTCCTTGCCTCACACGGCGCGCACGCCAGTGCCTGGCTGCTGTCGATCGCGGCGCTCGTCGTCGCGGTGGTGGGCAACCAGGTCGGCTACTACATCGGGCAGCAGACCGGGGTCCGGTTCATCGCCCGGCGCGGCGGCAAGGTCCTGAACAGGCACAACCTCGAACGGGCGCGGGAGTTCCTCGACCGCAAGGGCTTCTTCGCGATCGTCGCCGCACGCTGGATCCCGTGGATCCGCACCCTCGCGCCGCTGATCGCCGGGGCCGCCCGCATGGACTCCCGGCGCTTCCTCCTCGCCACCACGATCGGCGGCGTGTTCTGGGTGCCGACGCTGGTGCTGATCGGCTACTACGGCGCCGGTCTGCTCGACGCGATCCCGTGGGTCAAGACCGTGCTGGTCTGGTTGTCGATCGCGTTCTTCGTGATCGGCACCGGGTACGGTTTCGTCCGGTACCGGCAGGAGATGCGCCGCCCCGTCGACGAGGACCCGCCCGAGCAGGAGTACCGCACCGCGGCGTAG
- a CDS encoding class I adenylate-forming enzyme family protein → MTSRIFDALADAAREPLATGWIAGDREITFAEMDRLSDRFAAGLLRQGIAHGDRIAVLAPTTPEWLVVYFAAAKIGAVVVGLSVRYRENELAHMLGDSGARLVVTVPSHDGVDFPALLEGLVETVVTFGAGDLTYDDLLLDGPVAEAKAGVTPDDPVMIIYTSGTTGIPKGAVLTHRSQLASARAEVDHIRLDENDVLPVAVPLNHVSGITCCVLSALVARARAVLLPAFDAREIVDLFATAGLTLWVGVPTMHTLLLNRPELDAVDTSKVRLVVTGGANAEPALLERLTSRFPNAPVMNLYGLSETSGAVLMTAWDDDFETTATTVGHPLPGVEIKIIGGAGAELPSGRTGELLVRSTSLMAGYHGRPRDTAAAIDDGWLRTGDLACVTGDGAVLLRGRAKEMFVQGGFNIYPVEVENVLAAHPDVVLVAGIGVPDPVLGEIGRYHVVLAPGATATVADLKSFCAAKIADYKVPKDIVLRDTLPLTPAGKIQKSRLLDQG, encoded by the coding sequence ATGACGTCCCGGATCTTCGACGCACTCGCCGACGCGGCGCGGGAACCCCTCGCCACGGGCTGGATCGCGGGCGACCGCGAGATCACGTTCGCGGAGATGGACCGGCTTTCCGACCGATTCGCGGCCGGACTGCTGCGGCAGGGGATCGCGCACGGCGACCGCATCGCCGTGCTGGCTCCGACAACGCCGGAATGGCTCGTCGTCTACTTCGCCGCCGCCAAGATCGGCGCGGTCGTGGTCGGCCTGAGCGTCCGGTACCGCGAGAACGAACTCGCCCACATGCTCGGCGACTCGGGGGCCCGTCTGGTGGTCACCGTGCCCTCGCACGACGGCGTCGATTTCCCCGCCCTGCTCGAAGGGCTCGTGGAGACCGTCGTGACCTTCGGCGCCGGCGACCTGACCTACGACGACCTCCTGCTCGACGGACCGGTGGCCGAGGCGAAGGCCGGGGTCACACCGGACGACCCGGTGATGATCATCTACACCTCGGGCACGACCGGCATCCCCAAGGGCGCGGTCCTCACGCACCGGAGCCAGCTCGCTTCGGCACGGGCCGAGGTCGACCACATCCGCCTCGACGAGAACGACGTGCTGCCGGTCGCGGTCCCGCTGAACCACGTCAGCGGTATCACCTGCTGCGTGCTGAGCGCACTCGTCGCCCGCGCCCGCGCCGTCCTGCTGCCCGCTTTCGACGCCCGCGAGATCGTGGATCTGTTCGCCACCGCGGGACTCACCCTGTGGGTCGGCGTCCCGACGATGCACACGCTGCTGCTCAACCGGCCGGAGCTGGACGCGGTCGACACGTCGAAGGTGCGGCTGGTCGTCACCGGCGGCGCCAACGCCGAGCCCGCGCTGCTCGAACGGCTGACCAGCCGGTTCCCGAACGCCCCGGTGATGAACCTCTACGGACTGAGCGAGACGTCCGGCGCCGTGCTGATGACCGCGTGGGACGACGACTTCGAGACGACCGCCACCACGGTGGGTCACCCGCTCCCCGGTGTCGAAATCAAGATCATCGGAGGCGCCGGGGCGGAGCTGCCGTCGGGTCGGACCGGCGAGCTGCTCGTGCGGTCGACCTCGCTCATGGCCGGTTACCACGGCCGTCCGCGGGACACGGCCGCGGCCATCGACGACGGCTGGCTGCGCACCGGTGACCTCGCGTGCGTGACCGGTGACGGGGCCGTGCTCCTGCGCGGGCGGGCCAAGGAGATGTTCGTGCAGGGAGGGTTCAACATCTATCCGGTCGAGGTCGAGAACGTCCTCGCCGCGCACCCCGACGTCGTGCTGGTCGCCGGGATCGGCGTACCCGATCCGGTGCTCGGCGAGATCGGCCGCTACCACGTGGTTCTCGCCCCGGGCGCCACCGCGACGGTGGCGGACCTGAAGTCATTCTGCGCGGCCAAGATCGCCGACTACAAGGTGCCGAAGGACATCGTCCTGCGGGACACCCTGCCGCTCACGCCCGCCGGGAAGATCCAGAAGAGCAGGCTGCTCGATCAGGGGTAG
- a CDS encoding VOC family protein, producing the protein MAKLTGVHHLALTVTDVDRSVPWYERVLELRETGRREDPGTGLRKVVLHAPGDAFSVVLLQHPATERGTFDERRTGLDHVAFTVPTYAELKQWEQRLADYGVTYSPAKASRTLPGSAVVVFRDPDGIQLEVWADLNS; encoded by the coding sequence ATGGCGAAGCTGACCGGAGTGCACCACCTGGCCCTCACGGTGACCGATGTCGACCGGAGCGTCCCCTGGTACGAGCGGGTGCTCGAGCTGCGGGAGACGGGACGGCGCGAGGACCCCGGGACGGGGCTGCGGAAGGTCGTCCTCCACGCGCCCGGTGACGCGTTCTCGGTGGTGCTCCTGCAGCACCCCGCGACCGAACGCGGCACCTTCGACGAGCGCAGAACCGGGCTCGACCACGTCGCGTTCACGGTGCCGACCTACGCCGAACTCAAGCAGTGGGAGCAGCGGCTCGCCGACTACGGGGTCACCTACAGCCCGGCCAAGGCGTCCCGCACCCTCCCCGGCTCGGCCGTCGTCGTGTTCCGCGATCCGGACGGCATCCAGCTCGAAGTCTGGGCCGACCTGAACTCCTAG
- a CDS encoding SDR family oxidoreductase — translation MSGVLVVTGGSRGIGAAVARLGASRGYDVVLNYANDSTAASAVAAEVRASGRQAVAVRGDVASEDDVVALFDAAAELGPVTAVVNNAAITGNTPGRLDAQDVATVRRVLDVNVTGVFLCCREAVRRMSTRYGGPGGAVVNISSTAARTGSPNEWTHYAATKAAVETLTWGLAQEVAGEGVRVNAVAPGLVDTGLHAAAGLPDRVERIAPSIPLARSGQPEEIAEAVLWMLSPAASYAVGAVLPVGGGR, via the coding sequence ATGAGCGGAGTCCTCGTCGTCACCGGCGGCAGCCGGGGCATCGGCGCGGCCGTCGCACGGTTGGGCGCCTCGCGCGGGTACGACGTGGTGCTCAACTACGCGAACGACTCGACGGCCGCCTCGGCGGTTGCCGCCGAAGTGCGGGCGTCCGGGCGTCAGGCGGTGGCTGTGCGGGGCGATGTCGCCTCCGAAGACGACGTGGTCGCGTTGTTCGACGCGGCGGCGGAGCTGGGACCGGTCACCGCGGTGGTCAACAACGCGGCGATCACCGGGAACACTCCCGGGCGGTTGGACGCGCAGGACGTCGCGACCGTGCGGCGGGTGCTGGACGTCAACGTGACGGGCGTGTTCCTGTGCTGCCGGGAGGCGGTGCGCCGCATGTCGACGCGCTATGGCGGGCCCGGTGGCGCGGTGGTGAACATTTCGTCCACAGCCGCCCGCACCGGTTCTCCGAACGAGTGGACCCACTACGCGGCGACGAAGGCCGCTGTGGAAACCCTGACCTGGGGACTGGCGCAGGAGGTCGCGGGCGAGGGTGTCCGGGTCAACGCCGTCGCACCCGGGCTCGTCGACACCGGCCTGCACGCCGCGGCCGGCCTGCCGGATCGCGTCGAGCGGATCGCGCCGTCGATCCCGCTGGCCCGGTCCGGTCAGCCGGAGGAAATCGCCGAGGCGGTCCTGTGGATGCTTTCGCCCGCCGCGTCCTACGCGGTGGGTGCGGTGCTGCCGGTCGGCGGCGGCCGGTAG
- a CDS encoding nucleoside/nucleotide kinase family protein — MTSPTFDELLTRAEGLVSRGRRSILGIVGAPAAGKTTLARGLADALGNRAVVVGMDGFHLAQVELQRLDRTERKGAPDTFDAHGYVSLLRRIRETRETVYAPQFRREIEEPIAGAVCVPPEVPLVITEGNYLLVDDEPWSEVRGLVDEVWFLKPDEQERIERLVNRHRRYGRTLVEAKGRALGSDQRNADLIETTSGRADLVLENLPLQNFVI, encoded by the coding sequence ATGACGAGTCCGACGTTCGACGAGCTGCTGACCAGGGCCGAGGGCCTGGTCTCCCGGGGCAGGCGGTCCATCCTGGGGATCGTCGGCGCGCCGGCGGCAGGCAAGACGACCCTGGCGCGCGGGCTGGCCGACGCGCTGGGCAACCGCGCGGTCGTGGTCGGGATGGACGGGTTCCACCTCGCGCAGGTCGAGCTGCAGCGCCTGGACCGGACCGAGCGCAAGGGCGCGCCGGACACCTTCGACGCCCACGGGTACGTGAGCCTGCTGCGGCGCATCAGGGAAACCAGGGAGACGGTGTACGCGCCGCAGTTCCGGCGCGAGATCGAGGAGCCGATCGCGGGCGCGGTGTGCGTGCCGCCGGAGGTGCCGCTGGTCATCACCGAGGGCAACTATCTCCTGGTCGACGACGAGCCGTGGAGCGAGGTGCGCGGCCTGGTCGACGAGGTGTGGTTCCTGAAGCCGGACGAGCAGGAACGGATCGAGCGGCTGGTCAACCGGCACCGCCGCTACGGGCGCACCCTGGTCGAGGCGAAGGGCCGGGCGCTGGGCAGCGACCAGCGCAACGCCGACCTGATCGAGACCACCTCGGGACGGGCCGACCTGGTGCTGGAGAACCTGCCGCTGCAGAACTTCGTGATATGA
- a CDS encoding PfkB family carbohydrate kinase produces the protein MTVLLAGLCTVDLVQRVAELPSPGEKVQSLAVEVAAGGPATNAAVTVAALGEEAVLVTALGTHPLAGLARADLAAHGVRVVDTAPGRAEPPAVSAVAVRDRDGERTVVSRNAARIEGAMPSEIPDDVRVVLVDGHLPRLALGVARWARERGIPVVLDAGSWKPVLEELLPLVDIAACSAHFRAPGPGLRERGVPTVVVTAGPGPVRWETVDDAGEIDVPEVRALDTLGAGDVWHGALACGVGRFGLPEAIRFANEVAAEKVRHAGPRAWVPEVAKWGVR, from the coding sequence GTGACCGTCCTGCTCGCCGGGCTGTGCACGGTGGACCTCGTGCAGCGGGTGGCGGAACTGCCCTCGCCCGGTGAGAAGGTCCAGTCGCTCGCCGTCGAGGTGGCCGCGGGCGGACCGGCGACGAACGCCGCCGTGACGGTCGCGGCGCTCGGCGAGGAGGCCGTCCTGGTGACGGCGCTGGGCACGCACCCGCTCGCCGGACTGGCCCGCGCCGACCTGGCCGCGCACGGTGTGCGCGTCGTCGACACCGCGCCCGGGCGGGCGGAACCGCCCGCGGTGAGCGCGGTCGCGGTCCGTGACCGGGACGGCGAGCGGACCGTCGTCTCCCGCAACGCGGCGCGGATCGAGGGAGCCATGCCGTCCGAAATACCGGATGACGTCCGGGTCGTGCTGGTCGACGGTCATCTGCCGCGGCTGGCGCTCGGCGTCGCTCGGTGGGCCCGCGAGCGCGGGATCCCGGTCGTGCTGGACGCGGGCAGCTGGAAACCGGTGCTGGAGGAGCTGCTGCCGCTGGTCGACATCGCAGCGTGCTCGGCGCACTTCCGCGCGCCAGGGCCCGGCCTGCGGGAACGCGGTGTGCCGACGGTCGTCGTCACGGCCGGACCCGGTCCGGTGCGCTGGGAGACGGTCGACGATGCTGGTGAGATCGACGTGCCGGAGGTGCGCGCGCTGGACACACTGGGCGCGGGGGACGTCTGGCACGGCGCCCTGGCCTGCGGCGTCGGCAGGTTCGGGCTGCCGGAGGCGATCCGGTTCGCCAACGAGGTGGCCGCGGAGAAGGTGCGGCATGCGGGGCCCAGGGCCTGGGTCCCGGAGGTAGCGAAGTGGGGAGTGCGATGA